The Fusobacterium pseudoperiodonticum DNA window TCTTCTTCATAGGTTTATTTATGATGATTAAAGGTATAGAAAATCTTGAGATTATTAAATTTATTGGAGATAAAATGATAACAATAACTGAAGGTCATTTTGGGGGAGCAGTTCTATCAACAATGTGGATATCAGCTCTTTTTACTTCAGTAATTGGAAACGTTGCCAATGCAGCAACATTTTCGAAGATTATTAATATAATGACTCCAAGTTTTGCAGGAGTTGCAGGAGTAAAAGCACTTTGGTGGGCTTTATCATTTGGTTCTTGTTTAGGTGGGAATTTAAGTTTACTTGGTTCTGCAACAAATGTTGTAGCAGTTGGGGCTGCTGATAAAGCAGGATGTAAAATCAATTTTGTACAATTTTTAAAGTTTGGTGGAATTATTGCTATAGAAAATTTGATAATAGCTTCAATATATATTTATTTTAGATATTTATAATCAAATTAGCTCTTTTACAGCTAGAAATATTTCACTTTGCTCATAATGATTAAGGCAATGGAAGGTATAGTGTGAGAAAATGTTACTAAGTTTAGGAATACTTATTTTTGTTATAGTGTTTTACTGTATAATTACAGAAAAAGTGGCTTCAGCCTATGCAACTATGTTAGGAGCATTGGCAATGGCTTTTTTAGGAATAGTTAATGAAGAAGAAATTTTAGAAACAATACATAGTAGATTAGAAATATTACTTCTGTTAATTGGTATGATGATAATAGTTTCTTTAATATCTGAAACAGGAGTGTTTCAATGGTTTGCAATAAAAGTAGTTAAGATAGTAAGAGGAGACCCTTTAAAACTATTGATATTACTTTCAATTGTAACAGCGACATGTTCAGCATTTTTAGATAATGTTACAACAATATTACTTATGGCACCTGTGTCAATATTGTTGGCTAAACAATTAAAATTAGATCCTTTTCCTTTTGTTATGACAGAAGTTTTATCTTCTGATATTGGTGGGATGGCAACTTTAATTGGGGACCCAACTCAACTTATCATAGGAAGTGAAGGGAAAATATCATTCAATGAATTTTTATTTAATACTGCTCCTATGACCATAATAGCACTTGCAATATTATTGACAGTTGTCTATTTTACAAATATAAGAAAGATGCAGGTTCCAAATACATTGAGAGCACAGATTATGGAATTGGAATCTGACAGAATACTTACAAATAAAAAATTATTAAAGCAATCTATAATAATACTTACAGCAGTGATAATAGGTTTTGTATTAAATAACTTTGTAAATAAAGGTTTAGCAGTAATTTCTTTAAGTGGTGGAATATTATTAGCTTTCTTAACAGAAAGAGAGCCTAAAAAGATTTTTGCAGCTGTTGAATGGGATACTCTATTCTTCTTTATCGGTCTTTTTGTGATGATTAGAGGAATAGAAAATCTAGGAATAATCAAATATATAGGTGACAAAATAATTGAATTGTCAACTGGAAACTTTAAGGTAGCCTCAATTTCAATAATGTGGTTATCTTCAATATTTACTTCTATCTTTGGAAATGTTGCTAATGCAGCAACTTTCTCAAAAATTATTAAGACAGTTATTCCTGATTTTCAAACTGTAGCAGATACAAAAGTATTTTGGTGGGCTTTGTCTTTTGGTTCTTGTTTAGGTGGAAGTATTACAATGATAGGTTCAGCAACAAATGTTGTAGCTGTTTCAGCTTCAGCAAAGGCAGGTTGTAAAATTGATTTTATGAAATTCTTTAAATTTGGAAGTAAAATTGCAATTTTAAATTTAATAGCTGCAACTGTATATATGTATTTAAGATATCTATAATCTCTTTTGTAGAAAAAGTAAAAAATAAGTAAACTACTAATGGGGTTATTACAAAGTTAGAGTTTCAATCTAAAAGTAAAAAATAAATGAGTTACCTTATAATTTATCATTAGAAATTTTCTTTGAGTAAATAATTAATAGTTTTCATTAAGATTACTGCGACGTCCATTATTGTTGAGAGAGCCTTTGTGGAGCTCTCGAAACACTAATGGCTGGCAAGTAAGCGCTATATATAACTAAAGTTTATTAAAACCTCTCAAAGAAAATTTTCTAAAATTTACTCAGTAACGAATTATTTTTTACTTTTTTTATTTATTTTTTTCTTTTTCTTAGCAACTGAATATCCAAATTTTCCAATTGCATCTTTAGATAAAGCAAAATATTCTCCATGTGAGTAAGAAATTAAATCTGCTTTTTCAAAATGAATTTTATCTTTTTCATCAAATAAATCTTCATTGATATGGGAAGTTAAAACATCTGCTATAAACATATCATGGCTACCTAATTTAATAATATCCTTAACTTTACATTCTATATTTATAGGACATTCTTCTATATATGAAGATTTTACCTTTAATCCATCGTGCAAAGTAAAAGCACACTCCTTTATTTTATTAATTTGTCTACCTGAACGAACTCCACAAAAATCTACAACTTTAGTCTGTTTTTTGCTAGGTAAATTTATAGTGAATTCCATAGTTTCTTTTATATAGTCATAAGATAACCTTTCAGGTCTTATAGAAATTGATAACATTGGCGGTCTTGAACAGATAGTTCCTACCCAAGCAACAGTAAAGACATTATCTTTACCCTCTGAATTTTTACAAGTCACTAGTACAGCTGGTACTGGATTTAAAACTACACTTCCTTTTAAATTTCTTTTCTTCATAATTAACTCAAAATTCCTTCTCTTTTTAATTTTTTTAATAAAAATAAACAAATAAATACAGATAAGACTTCACTTAAAAAAGTTACAAACCATATCGACTTATTTCCAAAGATAGTTGGTAAGATCAAAAGTAAAATACTATTGAATAATATGCCTCTAGGGAAAGTTATAAATGCTGAATATGTAACTCTTTTTAAAGCTGTAAAATAGGCAGAAATAAAAATATTTATACCTATTAACAGATAGGAAAGGCTATATACTCTTAAAACATCTTTAACTCTTAAAATCATATCTTTCTCTTTAAAAAATATTCTGCCAATATATTCAGAGAAAGAGGTGATAAATATAAAACATACAATTCCAAGTATTCCTAAAAAAGTGATAGATATTTTTAGAATATCTTTTAAATTTTTATAATGTTTCTTACCTAAATTATAACTTATAATAGGCTGTATACCTTGACTAAAACCTATCATAGTCATAGTGATAAATGAGCTTATATAAGAGATAGTTCCAAAAATTGAAACTCCTGTAACTCCAATTCTTTTTAAAATAACAAGATTATAAATAAGTATTAAGATACCTGAAGATATCTCTGTTAAAAACTCAGAAAAACCTGTTTTAAAAATTTTAATTATCCTATCAAAATCAAATCGAAATGATTTTTTAAATTTTATTTTTTGGGCTTTAAAAATGATATAGAATAAAAGCATAGAACAACATGTAACTTGTGAAATACCTGTTGCTATTGCAGCACCTGTTACGCCATAATGAAAGACAACTACAAAAAGATAGTCCAAAATTAAAT harbors:
- a CDS encoding ArsB/NhaD family transporter — protein: MLLSLGILIFVIVFYCIITEKVASAYATMLGALAMAFLGIVNEEEILETIHSRLEILLLLIGMMIIVSLISETGVFQWFAIKVVKIVRGDPLKLLILLSIVTATCSAFLDNVTTILLMAPVSILLAKQLKLDPFPFVMTEVLSSDIGGMATLIGDPTQLIIGSEGKISFNEFLFNTAPMTIIALAILLTVVYFTNIRKMQVPNTLRAQIMELESDRILTNKKLLKQSIIILTAVIIGFVLNNFVNKGLAVISLSGGILLAFLTEREPKKIFAAVEWDTLFFFIGLFVMIRGIENLGIIKYIGDKIIELSTGNFKVASISIMWLSSIFTSIFGNVANAATFSKIIKTVIPDFQTVADTKVFWWALSFGSCLGGSITMIGSATNVVAVSASAKAGCKIDFMKFFKFGSKIAILNLIAATVYMYLRYL
- a CDS encoding flavin reductase family protein; this translates as MKKRNLKGSVVLNPVPAVLVTCKNSEGKDNVFTVAWVGTICSRPPMLSISIRPERLSYDYIKETMEFTINLPSKKQTKVVDFCGVRSGRQINKIKECAFTLHDGLKVKSSYIEECPINIECKVKDIIKLGSHDMFIADVLTSHINEDLFDEKDKIHFEKADLISYSHGEYFALSKDAIGKFGYSVAKKKKKINKKSKK
- a CDS encoding MATE family efflux transporter → MTMISNKPILKTIFKYAIPNVISMWIFTLYTMVDGIFISRFVGSTALAGVNLVLPLINFVFSISIMIGVGSSTLIAIKFGENKYDEGNKIFTLATLLNLFSAIFISLLVLLNLERVINILGANKSQEVYQYVKDYLSVIVFFSVFYMSGYAFEIYIKIDGKPSYPTICVLVGGITNLILDYLFVVVFHYGVTGAAIATGISQVTCCSMLLFYIIFKAQKIKFKKSFRFDFDRIIKIFKTGFSEFLTEISSGILILIYNLVILKRIGVTGVSIFGTISYISSFITMTMIGFSQGIQPIISYNLGKKHYKNLKDILKISITFLGILGIVCFIFITSFSEYIGRIFFKEKDMILRVKDVLRVYSLSYLLIGINIFISAYFTALKRVTYSAFITFPRGILFNSILLLILPTIFGNKSIWFVTFLSEVLSVFICLFLLKKLKREGILS